In a single window of the Ferrimicrobium sp. genome:
- a CDS encoding (Fe-S)-binding protein, whose amino-acid sequence MDDRLIVGLVIIVVSLALVARRGLYLFGVVRAGKKVERGRTTAEQGVKAEAVEVLGQRKLLTKTVPGIAHFFTFWGFTILLATIIEAIGLLFNRRFAIPLIGHDSWLGFLEDFFALAVLVAVCVFSVIRIREAPEQRHRDSRFYGSHTKTAWITLGWIAAVIITLLAYRAFQVNTGDFPYSDFAFMSHVLSIPFRHMGAHTNYILESIFLVLNIAVIFSFLIFVVHSKHLHIFTAPLNVAFARRPIALGALATTPNMDPETLSEEDVFGVGTIEQTTWKQRLDLLACTECGRCQEQCPAWGTGKPLSPKLLIMSLREKMLSGSSLDDNLVPDVIDPDVLWSCTTCGACVQACPVDIEHVDTIVDIRRYQVLMESSFPSEANSMLRNIENQGDPWGLGASHRSDWMQGLDFEVPVVTDTIGADTEYLFWVGCAGALDERAQRVTRSIATLLHNAGVNFAVLGPRESCTGDPARRIGNEYLYQTQAQTNIETLNSVGVRKVIVSCPHCFNSIANEYPALGGNYEVVHHSQLLSRLIADQRITPTKSVDKSVTYHDPCYLGRHNHVYDEPRSVLEAIPGVQSKEMHRCREKGFCCGAGGARMWLEENIGKRINLERTDQALETGADVVSTACPFCMIMLDDAMKARQAEGTADPGKQVLDVAQILTKSL is encoded by the coding sequence ATGGACGACCGTCTTATCGTCGGCCTAGTGATCATCGTGGTCTCACTTGCGCTGGTCGCACGGCGTGGACTGTACCTCTTTGGAGTAGTCCGTGCCGGCAAAAAGGTCGAACGCGGGCGTACAACCGCCGAGCAAGGCGTCAAGGCCGAGGCCGTTGAGGTGCTCGGCCAGCGCAAGCTATTGACCAAGACCGTGCCCGGTATCGCTCACTTCTTCACCTTTTGGGGTTTTACCATTCTGCTCGCCACCATCATCGAAGCGATTGGGCTTCTCTTTAACCGCCGTTTTGCGATCCCCCTCATTGGACACGATAGCTGGTTGGGATTCCTTGAGGACTTCTTTGCGCTCGCTGTCTTAGTGGCGGTGTGTGTCTTTAGCGTCATTCGCATTCGTGAGGCCCCAGAACAGCGGCACCGCGACTCACGATTCTACGGTTCTCACACCAAGACCGCCTGGATCACCCTGGGCTGGATCGCCGCGGTCATCATCACGCTGCTGGCCTATCGGGCTTTCCAGGTCAACACCGGCGACTTTCCCTACTCGGACTTTGCCTTCATGTCGCACGTACTCTCGATTCCCTTCCGCCACATGGGCGCACACACCAACTACATCCTTGAGTCCATCTTCCTCGTGCTCAACATCGCCGTGATCTTCAGCTTCTTAATCTTCGTCGTTCACTCGAAGCATCTCCACATCTTCACTGCACCGTTAAACGTCGCTTTTGCACGACGGCCCATCGCCCTCGGTGCGCTGGCGACCACCCCTAACATGGATCCAGAGACGCTCTCGGAGGAGGATGTCTTCGGAGTTGGCACGATCGAGCAGACCACATGGAAGCAACGACTCGACCTGCTGGCCTGCACCGAGTGTGGCCGATGCCAAGAACAGTGTCCTGCCTGGGGAACCGGCAAACCCCTCTCTCCGAAACTACTCATCATGAGCCTGCGAGAAAAGATGCTCTCAGGTTCCTCCTTAGACGACAACCTCGTTCCAGACGTGATCGATCCTGATGTGCTTTGGTCCTGCACGACCTGTGGCGCCTGCGTGCAGGCATGTCCAGTCGATATCGAACACGTTGACACGATCGTCGACATCCGCCGATACCAGGTCCTGATGGAGTCAAGCTTCCCCTCAGAAGCGAACTCGATGCTCAGAAACATCGAGAACCAGGGCGATCCGTGGGGATTGGGAGCCAGCCATCGATCCGATTGGATGCAGGGTCTCGATTTCGAGGTCCCTGTCGTCACTGACACCATCGGTGCCGACACCGAGTATCTCTTCTGGGTTGGTTGTGCGGGCGCGCTGGACGAGCGGGCACAGCGTGTCACCCGCTCCATTGCCACCCTGCTCCACAACGCAGGCGTGAACTTCGCCGTCCTTGGCCCGCGCGAAAGCTGCACCGGGGATCCCGCCAGACGGATCGGCAACGAGTATCTCTATCAGACCCAAGCACAGACCAACATCGAGACGCTCAACAGTGTCGGCGTTCGCAAGGTCATCGTCTCCTGTCCGCATTGCTTCAACTCGATCGCCAATGAATACCCGGCACTTGGTGGGAACTACGAGGTCGTTCACCATTCCCAACTGTTGAGCCGCCTCATCGCCGACCAGCGAATCACGCCTACAAAGTCAGTCGACAAGAGCGTTACCTACCATGATCCCTGCTACCTTGGTCGTCACAACCACGTCTACGATGAGCCTCGCTCGGTGCTTGAGGCGATCCCTGGCGTTCAATCCAAGGAGATGCATCGTTGTCGCGAGAAGGGCTTCTGCTGCGGTGCAGGAGGCGCTCGTATGTGGCTCGAGGAGAATATCGGGAAGCGAATCAACCTCGAGCGCACCGATCAGGCCCTTGAGACCGGTGCAGATGTGGTCTCAACCGCCTGCCCATTTTGTATGATCATGCTCGACGATGCCATGAAGGCACGCCAAGCCGAGGGCACCGCTGACCCGGGCAAGCAGGTTTTAGATGTCGCGCAGATTCTTACGAAGTCACTCTAG